A single region of the Ziziphus jujuba cultivar Dongzao chromosome 10, ASM3175591v1 genome encodes:
- the LOC107411413 gene encoding helicase protein MOM1 isoform X7 produces the protein MLEKWKYQMLMDCKSKRSFWLNTKVLHIFTIVGCQKVITWKQEWTIPQRLLQKRLLMSPKQRDQYLRDRAGDKHAGDKCDCQYEWLVKWRGLGYEHATWELENSSLFSSLDGQGLIRDYENRRKENKVVSFVEDKVPLDEIILESEKGLSIKLSHLPIESSSGLSTNHLDCINKLRELWHNSQNAVVIDEQERIKKVVAFILSLQSNVCRPFLIISAPAALNSWDDEFRRIAPSINAVVYKGHKDFRKTIRTLEFYEEGGCIILQALITTAEAIIEDLDVLKCIEWEAIVIDEFQRPKICLHSAQIKILSARMRLILSCQLKENSADCYFNMLALLDSHDVSDNSIPLLPSSSNSIGKLKERLSKYIIYGCKSEASRFKEYWVPVQLSNVQLEKYCDALISNCTLLRSFQKNDLVGSLHDILSSIRKCCDHPYLYDQSVQAFLNKGLKEVEYLDVGVKASAKLQLLDMMLLEIKKRGLRVLILFQPITGGTVSGTGSGRTSIGDILDDFLRQRFGTDCYERVEWGILPAKRQAALNKFNDKEHGRFVFLLETRACVPSIKLSSVDNVIIYGSDWNPVNDVKALQKITLDSQFDQIKIFRLYSSCTVEEKVLILSKQEKILDSLSRNTCHMLLMWGAAHQFETLDKFHRGNDPPSIADISFNESHLKDVFRDFLSILPLNSKESGSGNPSIIVNVQQVGGAYSTDFSLPGMRQSQLLEEGQPHIFWTKLLEGKHPQWKYSSGSSQRNRKRVQNFDEISKEQEAEIVDDAKKRRKVVSSSVELFCQKLGSDGKLIAGDKEGASETSADNLPYSLLKSSCVNKTIPSIYASSSPQLGPNFLGMPKATTSDYGERRRLLDEQKTLHLHLKPEISKLCEILQLNDLVKGMVEKFLEYVMHNHLVYREPATTLQAFQISLCWTAASLANQKIDHKSSVLLARQHLNFSCKKEEADCVYSLLRCLKKMFLYRIGNLKDAEVKECTDKQVHWLSRLVEKDVSKSIKEIQKKCQKQLTKLLQRQQEAKNELLRDYEVERAKLQNQQQTEAAVIRSCTQNNPSLRTDKLKMLDSSYMKTYEQHKQVMDTNLKELEALHLTRRDKMQQKEAKWVEEVMSWARRECLGKPPSNGPGHQLEYSRTNERIVLGDPASVCLSDEQSPEDVERSISGFRAGLPGAPENVTNEDVAFNHPVKTWTPHVGPINENDKLNTMASEQATITGLLGKSKTVNSSDDQERVASMNSCAKEQVPDDNVPPEVCEIHSSSDGSGIVATQSSCEEPIHDVAALTMPDGEVIQNVGGNFSSSADPGEIHPSTLPSSKEQNPNASLSRPGGDVLLGLPETGHLSDGVDNDVSANSSASEEVCTGLTVNEPVIEVHFRVPESVRSCCGLEYPVPVNPRSSEEQILDTASVSIPDKEIQQGVPMTLSSNDVVNVVSLNPVSSKEQIPDGAMLSNAEVSLSVPETVHDEVEVDMASANAAGVGQLEGAVNAVDEDTLLQEPSMLHQDEHTRSSTSCGKQVGDASARDKQISSQEAGHSVSQPVENEPSHQSDPDAPASDTAVQIQPLPSSSPPSGLNLLNEPSVGETRYQPNHGGHTSNHVAQASMQPVEDPVELPNLGVSQSLTGFPLHPPVDVPTGGVGTHFSDTRTTSAVPLLFSPPDPLQNEVDRLCKETADVDKNHDDMMQHLKSECEKEMDKIRQKYEIKFKEVEAEYVLKTEQLKSNRNKVLMNKFLAEALRWKCGPLGAPGTSGVKQAMNSNFAQQRVRSSMLQNAQRLSTPVGASLSSSSAANLQASVPAPNAQTIPSALAVSASPLAPLQSVSNSSTIIPTTIARPPVIGSFSSPGGNLQSVPEIRTPAPHLQPFRPSTYAAAISHPPHLRGMASQQAGRNPPSTSHALPHVSPRLPSSTYQFGPYNRPPRPNYLSALELLVEVEGGCNATPPNSSSLQPSLVQSNPSESGTNRTQVNQVSTGGSADIVCLSDDE, from the exons ATGCTAGAGAAGTGGAAGTATCAGATGTTGATG GATTGCAAAAGCAAAAGGAGTTTTTGGTTAAATACAAAGGTCTTGCACATATTCACAATTGTTGGGTGCCAGAAA gtCATAACTTGGAAACAAGAATGGACAATTCCACAACGTTTGCTACAAAAAAGATTGTTGATGTCCCCAAAGCAGCGTGACCAGTATCTTAGAGACCGTGCTGGTGATAAACATGCTGGTGATAAGTGTGATTGCCAATATGAATGGCTTGTCAAATGGCGTGGTCTTGGTTATGAACATGCTACATGGGAGTTGGAGAATTCTTCATTATTTAGTTCACTTGATGGTCAGGGCCTTATTCGAGATTATGAAAATCGACGCAAGGAGAATAAAGTCGTTTCTTTTGTTGAAGATAAGGTACCCCTGGATGAGATA ATACTAGAGAGTGAAAAAGGTCTATCTATTAAGTTGTCACACCTTCCAATTGAAAGTTCATCTGGATTAAGTACTAATCATCTGGATTGCATTAACAAGTTACGCGAGCTTTGGCACAATAGTCAGAATGCTGTTGTTATTGATGAACAG GAACGGATAAAGAAGGTGGTTGCATTTATTCTGTCTTTGCAGTCTAATGTTTGTCGACCTTTTCTCATCATCTCAGCTCCTGCTGCACTTAATTCTTGGGATGATGAATTCCGTAGAATAGCACCTTCTATCAATGCTGTGGTCTATAAAGGACACAAAGATTTTCGGAAAACTATTAGGACACTGGAATTCTATGAGGAGGGTGGTTGTATTATACTTCAAGCACTTATAACAACGGCAGAAGCTATTATAGAG GATCTAGATGTGCTGAAGTGCATAGAATGGGAAGCAATTGTAATTGACGAGTTTCAACGTCCTAAAATCTGTTTGCACTCTGCTCAAATTAAGATTCTATCTGCTAGAATGAGGCTTATTCTGAGCTGTCAACTTAAG GAAAATTCTGCTGACTGCTATTTTAATATGCTAGCTCTGCTTGACTCTCATGATGTTTCCGATAATAGCATCCCCTTGCTACCCAGTTCCAGTAACAGCATTGGTAAACTAAAGGAGAGGTTgtccaaatatattatatatggatGCAAATCAGAAGCTTCAAGATTTAAAGAGTATTGGGTTCCTGTACAGCTATCCAATGTGCAGCTTGAGAAGTACTGTGATGCTCTGATTTCAAACTGCACATTACTTCGCTCCTTTCAGAAGAATGATCTTGTTGGATCCCTGCATGATATTCTTTCATCTATTCGAAAG TGCTGTGACCACCCATATCTTTACGATCAGTCAGTACAGGCATTTCTTAATAAAGGACTTAAAGAAGTTGAGTACTTGGATGTTGGAGTAAAAGCAAGTGCCAAGCTTCAACTTCTTGACATGATGCTTTTGGAGATAAAGAAGAGAGGTTTAAGAGTGCTCATCCTTTTTCAG CCCATTACTGGAGGGACTGTTTCTGGAACTGGTTCTGGAAGGACTTCTATAGGAGATATTTTAGATGACTTCCTGAGACAAAGGTTTGGTACAGATTGTTATGAACGTGTTGAGTGGGGAATTCTCCCTGCTAAGAGACAAGCTGCTTTGAACAAGTTCAATGACAAAGAGCATGGTAGATTTGTGTTTTTATTAGAAACCCGTGCTTGTGTTCCCAGCATCAAACTTTCATCAGTTGATAATGTCATCATATATGGTAGCGATTGGAACCCAGTAAATGATGTAAAAGCCCTACAAAAGATAACACTTGATTCCCAGTTTGACCAGATAAAAATATTTCGATTGTATTCATCTTGTACTGTGGAAGAAAAGGTTCTAATCCTTTCAAAGCAAGAGAAGATTCTTGATAGTTTAAGCCGGAATACTTGTCATATGCTGCTCATGTGGGGGGCAGCTCATCAATTTGAAACTTTGGATAAGTTCCATCGTGGAAATGATCCACCCTCCATTGCGGATATCTCATTTAATGAATCACATTTGAAAGATGTTTTCCGGGACTTTTTGTCAATACTTCCTTTAAACAGCAAAGAGAGTGGCTCAGGGAATCCCTCGATCATTGTGAATGTTCAACAAGTTGGAGGAGCTTACAGTACAGATTTTTCATTGCCTGGTATGCGACAAAGCCAATTATTGGAAGAAGGGCAGCCCCatatattttggacaaaattgttGGAGGGAAAACATCCTCAGTGGAAATATTCTTCTGGTTCATCTCAGAGGAATCGGAAAAGGGTACAAAATTTTGATGAGATATCAAAAGAACAGGAAGCTGAGATTGTTGATGATGCTAAGAAGCGCAGGAAGGTTGTCAGTAGTAGTGTAGAGCTGTTCTGCCAGAAACTTGGATCAGATGGAAAATTAATTGCTGGAGACAAGGAAG GAGCTTCTGAAACATCAGCAGATAATCTACCATATTCTTTGCTCAAGTCATCATGTGTGAATAAAACAATCCCTTCAATCTATGCTTCTAGTTCACCTCAGTTGGGGCCTAATTTCTTAGGAATGCCTAAGGCTACAACTTCTGATTatggagaaagaagaagattgCTTGATGAACAAAAGACTCTTCATCTTCATTTGAAGCCAGAGATATCAAAACTATGTGAAATCCTACAACTCAAT GATCTTGTTAAGGGTATGGTTGAAAAGTTTCTTGAGTATGTAATGCATAACCATCTAGTCTATAGAGAACCAGCAACAACATTGCAGGCTTTTCAGATATCTCTG TGTTGGACTGCAGCATCTTTGGCGAATCAAAAAATTGATCACAAGAGTTCAGTTTTGCTAGCaagacaacatctcaattttaGCTGCAAGAAAGAAGAGGCAGATTGTGTTTATTCATTGTTGAGATGtcttaaaaaaatgtttctaTATCGTATCGGGAACCTAAAAGATGCAGAGGTTAAAGAATGCACTGACAAACAGGTTCATTGGCTATCAAGATTGGTAGAGAAAGACGTCTCAAAAAGTATTAAAGAAATTCAGAAGAAGTGCCAAAAGCAGTTGACAAAACTCCTTCAAAGGCAACAGGAAGCGAAAAATGAGCTTTTGCGAGACTACGAGGTAGAAAGGGCAAAGCTACAGAATCAGCAGCAGACAGAAGCAGCTGTCATTCGTTCATGCACACAGAATAATCCTTCATTGAGAACAGATAAACTAAAAATGTTGGACAGTTCATATATGAAAACATATGAACAGCACAAACAAGTGATGGACACGAATCTTAAGGAACTTGAGGCACTGCATTTGACTAGAAGAGATAAGATGCAGCAGAAGGAGGCTAAGTGGGTGGAAGAGGTGATGTCCTGGGCTCGTAGAGAATGTTTAGGCAAGCCACCTTCAAATGGACCTGGCCATCAGTTGGAATATTCAAGGACTAATGAGCGAATTGTTCTTGGTGATCCTGCTTCGGTTTGTCTTTCAGATGAGCAGAGTCCTGAGGATGTTGAGCGTAGCATATCAGGGTTTAGGGCTGGACTACCTGGAGCTCCAGAAAATGTTACCAATGAAGATGTGGCATTTAACCATCCTGTCAAAACATGGACTCCTCATGTTGGCCCCATCAATGagaatgataaattaaataccatGGCTTCTGAGCAAGCGACAATTACTGGTCTTTTGGGGAAAAGCAAAACTGTTAATTCAAGTGATGATCAAGAGCGGGTAGCATCTATGAATTCTTGTGCCAAAGAACAGGTTCCAGATGATAATGTTCCACCAGAAGTGTGTGAAATTCACAGCTCAAGTGATGGTTCAGGGATAGTTGCCACTCAGTCTTCATGTGAAGAACCTATTCATGATGTAGCCGCCTTAACCATGCCTGATGGAGAGGTTATACAGAATGTTGGTGGGAATTTCAGTTCAAGTGCTGATCCAGGGGAAATCCACCCATCAACTCTTCCTTCTTCCAAAGAACAGAATCCCAATGCTTCTTTAAGCAGGCCTGGTGGAGATGTTCTTTTGGGATTGCCTGAGACTGGCCATTTGAGTGATGGTGTGGATAATGATGTTTCTGCGAATTCATCTGCATCTGAAGAAGTCTGTACTGGATTGACCGTAAATGAGCCAGTTATAGAGGTCCATTTTAGAGTGCCTGAATCTGTCCGTTCTTGTTGTGGCTTAGAATATCCTGTCCCAGTAAATCCACGCTCATCTGAAGAACAAATTTTGGATACAGCCTCAGTAAGCATTCCTGATAAAGAGATCCAGCAGGGAGTGCCTATGACTCTAAGTTCAAATGATGTTGTAAATGTTGTCTCTTTGAATCCAGTGTCATCTAAAGAACAAATTCCAGACGGAGCCATGTTGTCTAATGCTGAAGTTTCATTGTCAGTGCCTGAAACTGTTCACGATGAAGTGGAGGTTGATATGGCATCAGCTAATGCTGCTGGTGTCGGTCAGCTTGAAGGAGCAGTTAATGCTGTTGACGAAGATACTCTTCTCCAGGAGCCATCTATG CTGCACCAAGATGAACATACTCGATCATCTACATCTTGTGGAAAGCAAGTTGGAGATGCTTCAGCACGTGATAAGCAGATTTCTTCTCAAGAAGCTGGGCATTCAGTGTCCCAACCTGTTGAGAATGAACCATCCCATCAATCTGACCCTGATGCACCAGCCTCTGACACTGCTGTGCAAATTCAGCCATTGCCATCTTCAAGTCCACCTTCTGGCCTTAATCTGCTTAATGAACCTTCAGTTGGTGAAACTCGATATCAGCCAAACCATGGAGGCCATACCTCCAATCATGTTGCTCAGGCTTCAATGCAACCTGTCGAGGACCCTGTGGAGCTTCCAAATCTGGGTGTTTCACAGTCTCTAACAGGTTTTCCATTACATCCTCCTGTAGATGTGCCTACTGGTGGAGTGGGAACGCATTTTTCAGACACAAGGACTACATCAGCGGTGCCTCTGCTCTTTTCTCCACCTGACCCACTTCAAAATGAAGTGGATAGACTGTGTAAAGAAACTGCTGATGTCGATAAGAATCATGATGATATG ATGCAGCATTTGAAATCTGAATGTGAGAAAGAGATGGATAAAATTCGTCAGAAGTACGAAATTAAATTTAAGGAGGTTGAGGCTGAATATGTGCTTAAGACAGAGCAACTGAAATCAAATCGTAACAAGGTATTGATGAATAAATTTTTGGCTGAGGCTTTACGGTGGAAGTGTGGGCCTCTTGGGGCACCAGGTACATCTGGAGTCAAGCAAG CTATGAATTCCAATTTTGCGCAACAGAGGGTTCGGTCATCAATGCTGCAAAATGCTCAAAGACTTTCCACACCAGTCGGTGCATCTTTGTCCAGCTCTAGTGCTGCCAATCTGCAGGCCTCAGTGCCTGCACCCAATGCTCAGACTATCCCATCTGCACTTGCAGTCAGCGCAAGTCCCCTAGCTCCTTTGCAGTCTGTTTCTAATTCGTCTACCATCATTCCAACCACTATAGCAAGACCACCAGTCATCGGTTCATTCTCCTCTCCTGGAGGAAATCTCCAAAGTGTGCCTGAGATTCGGACCCCAGCTCCTCATCTCCAACCCTTCCGACCTTCAACTTATGCAGCTGCAATCAGTCACCCACCTCACCTGCGTGGCATGGCAAGTCAACAAGCAGGTCGAAACCCCCCTTCAACTTCACATGCACTTCCCCATGTATCACCTCGACTACCATCCTCTACATACCAATTTGGTCCTTATAATAGGCCTCCTCGTCCTAACTATTTATCTGCCTTGGAGTTACTCGTAGAAGTTGAGGGTGGTTGTAATGCAACTCCGCCAAATAGTTCTTCCTTGCAACCAAGTTTGGTTCAGTCTAACCCTTCTGAATCGGGCACAAATAGGACGCAGGTTAACCAAGTCTCCACTGGTGGATCTGCTGATATTGTTTGTTTGTCGGATGATGAATAA